In Thermococcus camini, a genomic segment contains:
- a CDS encoding type II toxin-antitoxin system VapC family toxin, giving the protein MVDSNVWIDYLLGEKRGTELMERLVSEYILAITPTIYGEVAFQLLARNYIKLTGSYRFYSLRKELAKNPELYEPVETFDELLDSLLASDVLIFLDENWEIMHLSRDIRKKLGLLPNDSLIVSACEYYGIDKIATFDDDFLRTPLEVLR; this is encoded by the coding sequence ATGGTTGATTCAAACGTCTGGATAGACTACCTGCTTGGGGAGAAACGCGGAACTGAACTGATGGAGAGACTGGTCAGTGAGTACATCCTCGCGATTACGCCAACGATATACGGAGAGGTTGCCTTTCAGCTGCTTGCAAGAAACTATATCAAACTAACTGGAAGCTACAGGTTCTACTCGCTCAGAAAGGAGCTCGCCAAGAACCCTGAGCTATATGAGCCCGTAGAAACCTTTGATGAACTCCTGGATTCCCTTCTTGCATCGGATGTTTTGATTTTCCTCGACGAGAACTGGGAGATAATGCATCTCTCCCGGGATATCCGCAAAAAGCTTGGTCTGCTACCAAACGATTCCCTGATTGTATCAGCCTGTGAGTATTATGGGATAGACAAGATAGCGACCTTTGATGATGACTTTTTGAGAACTCCACTGGAGGTGTTAAGATGA
- a CDS encoding antitoxin family protein, with translation MGIRAVYRNGVFKPLDKVDLPEGTRVEILIADPKEAIKRYAGALRGLKDVGDIDWEEAYHEHILKRAGDG, from the coding sequence GTGGGGATCAGGGCGGTTTACAGGAACGGGGTCTTCAAGCCCCTCGATAAGGTGGACCTGCCTGAGGGAACCAGGGTGGAGATACTCATAGCTGACCCCAAAGAGGCCATTAAGAGATACGCTGGAGCGCTTAGAGGGCTGAAGGATGTCGGGGACATAGACTGGGAGGAGGCGTACCATGAGCACATCCTCAAGAGAGCCGGTGATGGTTGA
- the gatD gene encoding Glu-tRNA(Gln) amidotransferase subunit GatD, translating to MRKVERFMKEKGLEVGDHVRIIEKENGNTSVYEGVVMNPYELSSGETLTLKLDNGYNVGILVDQILEVEVIEKAAPREELEFEEVFPKKPGLPSVAIIGTGGTIASRIDYKTGAVHAAFTAEELAKAVPEIFEVANITPKLLFNIMSEDMRPEYWVKIAHEVAGMLNNGEDGVVIAHGTDTMAYTASALSFMLRDLGKPVILVGSQRSSDRPSSDAAMNLICSVRMATSDFGEVAIVMHGETSDTYCLAHRGTKARKMHTSRRDAFRSINDIPLARIWPGGRIEFLRDDYRRRTESEVWVDDEMEEKVAIIKAFPGIQPEIIDFFVDRGYKGLVIEGTGLGHVPTYVIDSIKRATEEGVAVCMTSQCLYGRVNLNVYSTGRRLLKAGVIPCEDMLPETAYVKLMWVLGHTDDPKEVREMMLTNYAGEITPYTRFDTFLR from the coding sequence ATGCGGAAAGTTGAGAGGTTTATGAAGGAGAAAGGCCTCGAAGTCGGAGATCACGTCCGGATAATCGAAAAGGAGAATGGAAACACGAGCGTCTATGAGGGCGTTGTCATGAACCCCTACGAGCTGTCCAGCGGCGAAACGCTCACGCTGAAGCTCGACAACGGGTACAACGTCGGAATCCTCGTGGATCAAATCCTGGAGGTCGAGGTGATCGAGAAGGCCGCCCCCAGGGAGGAGCTGGAGTTCGAGGAGGTCTTTCCCAAGAAGCCGGGCCTCCCAAGTGTCGCGATAATAGGAACCGGTGGAACCATAGCGAGCAGGATTGACTACAAGACGGGCGCTGTTCACGCGGCCTTCACCGCCGAGGAGCTCGCCAAGGCCGTCCCCGAGATATTCGAGGTGGCGAACATAACGCCGAAGCTGCTCTTCAACATAATGAGCGAGGACATGCGCCCTGAGTACTGGGTTAAGATAGCCCACGAGGTTGCCGGAATGCTCAACAACGGGGAAGATGGAGTTGTCATCGCCCACGGAACGGACACGATGGCCTACACCGCCTCGGCGCTCAGCTTCATGCTCCGCGACCTCGGAAAGCCTGTTATTCTCGTGGGTTCCCAGAGGAGCTCAGACAGGCCGAGCAGCGACGCGGCGATGAACCTCATCTGCTCCGTCCGGATGGCGACTTCAGACTTTGGTGAGGTGGCCATCGTCATGCACGGAGAGACCAGCGACACCTACTGCCTCGCCCACCGCGGGACCAAGGCCAGAAAGATGCACACGAGCAGGAGGGATGCGTTCAGGAGCATAAACGACATTCCCCTCGCAAGGATATGGCCGGGAGGTAGGATCGAGTTCCTCAGGGACGACTACCGCAGGAGAACTGAGAGCGAGGTCTGGGTGGACGACGAGATGGAGGAGAAGGTGGCCATCATCAAGGCCTTCCCGGGAATCCAGCCGGAGATAATCGATTTCTTCGTTGACAGGGGATACAAGGGGCTGGTCATCGAAGGAACGGGTCTCGGCCACGTGCCCACATACGTCATCGACTCTATAAAGCGCGCCACGGAGGAAGGCGTCGCCGTCTGCATGACGAGCCAGTGCCTCTACGGCAGGGTGAACCTCAACGTGTACTCCACCGGAAGGAGACTCCTAAAGGCCGGCGTGATTCCGTGCGAGGACATGCTCCCAGAGACGGCCTACGTCAAGCTCATGTGGGTTCTCGGCCACACCGACGACCCGAAGGAAGTGCGTGAGATGATGCTGACCAACTATGCAGGAGAGATAACGCCGTACACGAGGTTTGACACATTCCTGAGGTGA
- a CDS encoding transcriptional regulator — MMTRRQRIIKLLEERDYSPSELVLGLELRGRGAKKTVLEDLKAIQRTLKREGKVLLIKPAECRKCGFVFRPEINIPSRCPKCRSEWIEEPRFKIEAR, encoded by the coding sequence ATGATGACTCGCAGGCAGAGAATAATAAAGCTTTTGGAGGAGCGGGACTACTCACCGAGCGAGCTGGTACTGGGCCTTGAGCTCCGCGGCAGAGGGGCAAAGAAAACCGTGCTGGAGGATCTGAAGGCCATCCAGAGGACCCTCAAGCGCGAGGGAAAGGTACTCCTCATAAAGCCAGCTGAGTGCAGGAAGTGCGGCTTCGTCTTCCGGCCGGAGATAAACATCCCCTCCCGCTGTCCGAAGTGCAGGTCTGAGTGGATAGAGGAACCCAGGTTTAAGATCGAGGCCAGATAG
- a CDS encoding tRNA pseudouridine(54/55) synthase Pus10 has product MITEKAARVLESHKLCDHCLGRLFAGLGKGTNEERGKAVRFVLNMERSAKDLPPVEAPETCELCGNVFERIPELVGRMEEVAAGVEFETFLVGSRFPEEVRENEKALWGEFDIGTAEPINREFNRELGKAFGKATGKDTAKNPDVVFIVEPYSGRIELQINPIYVYGRYRKLVRGIPQTPLPDFDESVASIICRAFSSASGGKCVFKGAGREDVDVRMLGNGRPFIVEIKLPKKRKLDLDAVKGEINASGKVEVLNLRFVSPKEAEEVLTRNHRKEYLALVLVEEGVTPEEAEEAARKLRGLEIRQRTPWRVRKARADKVRVRRVHEAEARWLDGKHFELRLVTDGGLYIKELISGDKGRTKPSVSDLLGKPAWCERLDVLNILDH; this is encoded by the coding sequence ATGATAACTGAAAAGGCTGCGAGGGTTCTTGAATCCCACAAACTCTGCGACCACTGTCTGGGCAGACTGTTCGCGGGGCTTGGGAAGGGCACCAATGAGGAGCGCGGGAAGGCGGTAAGGTTCGTCCTCAACATGGAGCGCTCCGCTAAAGATTTGCCCCCGGTTGAAGCACCCGAAACGTGCGAGCTGTGCGGCAACGTTTTCGAAAGGATTCCCGAACTCGTCGGAAGGATGGAGGAGGTCGCGGCTGGCGTCGAGTTTGAGACCTTCCTCGTCGGCTCCCGCTTCCCCGAGGAGGTTCGGGAGAACGAGAAAGCCCTATGGGGGGAGTTTGACATAGGGACCGCCGAGCCCATAAACCGCGAGTTCAACCGTGAGCTCGGTAAGGCCTTTGGGAAGGCAACGGGAAAGGATACTGCCAAGAACCCCGACGTGGTTTTCATCGTCGAGCCTTATTCCGGCAGAATAGAACTTCAGATAAACCCAATTTACGTCTACGGCCGCTACAGAAAGCTCGTGCGGGGCATTCCCCAGACGCCCCTTCCGGACTTTGACGAGAGCGTGGCCTCGATCATCTGCAGGGCATTCTCCAGTGCGAGCGGCGGGAAGTGCGTCTTCAAGGGGGCAGGAAGGGAGGACGTTGACGTCCGTATGCTCGGAAACGGCAGGCCCTTTATCGTCGAGATAAAGCTGCCGAAAAAACGGAAGCTCGACCTCGATGCAGTAAAGGGGGAGATAAACGCAAGCGGAAAGGTCGAGGTTCTTAATCTGCGCTTCGTTTCACCTAAAGAGGCCGAAGAGGTCCTCACACGGAATCACCGCAAGGAATACCTTGCGCTGGTTCTGGTCGAGGAGGGGGTAACCCCTGAGGAGGCCGAGGAAGCTGCCAGAAAGCTTAGGGGGCTTGAGATTCGTCAGAGAACCCCCTGGCGCGTGAGAAAGGCGAGAGCCGATAAAGTTCGCGTCCGGAGGGTTCACGAGGCGGAAGCGAGATGGCTCGACGGGAAGCACTTCGAGCTCCGTCTCGTCACCGACGGAGGCCTGTACATTAAGGAGCTCATATCCGGCGATAAGGGGCGCACGAAGCCCTCGGTGAGCGACCTGCTCGGAAAACCTGCCTGGTGCGAGAGGCTTGACGTGCTGAACATTCTCGACCACTGA
- a CDS encoding 50S ribosomal protein L21e, with protein MVKKAHSFRRKTRGKLSKKPRRRGLPPLTRFLQEFEAGQRVHIVIEPSYHRGMPDPRFHGRTGTVVGKRGDAYVVQVKDGGKVKTFFIHPVHLRAQKG; from the coding sequence ATGGTTAAGAAAGCACACAGCTTCAGAAGGAAGACCCGCGGCAAGCTCAGCAAGAAGCCGAGGAGGAGAGGTCTCCCGCCCCTCACCAGGTTCCTCCAGGAGTTCGAGGCTGGACAGAGGGTTCACATCGTCATAGAGCCGAGCTACCACAGGGGAATGCCCGACCCGAGGTTCCACGGAAGAACCGGAACCGTCGTCGGTAAGCGCGGCGATGCCTACGTCGTCCAGGTTAAGGACGGTGGCAAGGTCAAGACCTTCTTCATCCACCCGGTTCACCTCAGGGCTCAGAAGGGATGA
- a CDS encoding RNA polymerase Rpb4 family protein, whose product MIGRKKLEERYLTISETKELLERRKAEGMVENPEEPMFYEARVSLEHAERFARLKPEQVAELKEKLLGLFEWIDERIAVKLVDFMPEDYFDIRVLFAKEDYMPTREEAEEIIRLLDDYRPEE is encoded by the coding sequence ATGATAGGGAGGAAGAAGCTCGAGGAGCGCTACCTCACGATATCCGAGACAAAGGAGCTCCTCGAGAGGCGCAAGGCTGAGGGCATGGTGGAGAACCCGGAGGAGCCCATGTTTTACGAGGCCAGGGTTAGCCTCGAGCACGCCGAGCGCTTCGCCAGGCTCAAGCCCGAACAGGTCGCCGAGCTGAAGGAGAAGCTCCTCGGCCTCTTTGAGTGGATAGATGAGAGGATAGCCGTGAAGCTCGTCGACTTTATGCCCGAGGACTACTTCGACATCCGCGTCCTCTTCGCCAAGGAGGACTACATGCCCACCAGGGAAGAGGCCGAGGAAATAATAAGACTCCTCGACGACTACCGTCCCGAGGAGTGA
- a CDS encoding DUF655 domain-containing protein: MDRYRRHSYRESLDKKRRNVEYEEYAYVLDYLPEGYTDLKTGRRTGKPVAQVIGEKAFTLLEVAPKEDLMLYERVFIGKGQRDKILMINKKIHFDDLTATAKAELPYVVEEIIKNNEEHFVKFFNMAPPITNRLHSLELLPGIGKKHMWEILEERKKEPFKDFEDLRHRVKGLPEPAKMIARRVVDEIEGKDRYRLFVGSRRIFRV, encoded by the coding sequence ATGGACAGGTACCGGAGACATTCTTACAGGGAAAGCCTCGACAAAAAGAGGCGGAATGTTGAGTATGAGGAGTACGCCTACGTGCTGGACTATCTACCCGAGGGCTACACAGATTTAAAGACCGGAAGAAGAACCGGCAAGCCTGTTGCCCAGGTTATAGGTGAAAAGGCTTTCACGCTGCTCGAGGTTGCCCCGAAGGAGGACCTCATGCTCTACGAGAGGGTCTTCATAGGCAAGGGACAGAGGGACAAGATACTCATGATCAACAAGAAGATTCACTTTGATGACCTCACCGCCACTGCCAAGGCCGAGCTCCCGTACGTGGTTGAGGAGATAATCAAAAACAACGAGGAGCACTTCGTGAAGTTCTTTAACATGGCCCCCCCAATAACCAACAGGCTCCACAGCCTCGAACTCCTGCCCGGCATCGGCAAGAAGCACATGTGGGAGATACTCGAAGAGCGCAAGAAGGAACCGTTCAAGGACTTTGAGGATCTGCGCCACCGTGTCAAGGGGCTTCCAGAGCCGGCAAAGATGATAGCCAGGAGAGTTGTCGATGAGATAGAGGGCAAGGACCGCTACCGCCTTTTCGTTGGCTCAAGGAGGATATTCAGGGTATGA
- the rsmA gene encoding 16S rRNA (adenine(1518)-N(6)/adenine(1519)-N(6))-dimethyltransferase RsmA: MRERLFSLISKYNLKANSDLGQNFLIVPDIIERNVERAELSGRDTVLEVGPGLGVLTDALSRHAGKVYAIEKDPRLVGILRVEYDWPNVEIIEGDALKVEFPAFNKIVSNLPYQISSPITFRFLRYDFERAVLIYQLEFARRMVAEPGDKNYSRLSLMVRAKAYAELVERIGRGAFWPRPRVDSAVIVLEPKPRDERIELNEDLVRALFQHRRSTVLSSLKKSHHMLGLSKEDFKRVRGILAEVPHAEKRVFQLAPSEVRDIEEFLSAEGVMC, from the coding sequence ATGAGGGAGCGCCTCTTTTCTCTAATTTCAAAATACAACCTTAAGGCAAATTCTGACCTGGGACAGAACTTTCTGATAGTGCCGGATATAATCGAGCGCAACGTTGAACGGGCGGAACTGAGCGGGCGGGACACGGTCCTCGAGGTCGGCCCGGGTCTTGGGGTCCTCACAGACGCCCTGAGCCGGCACGCTGGTAAGGTGTACGCCATTGAAAAGGATCCCCGCCTCGTGGGGATTTTAAGGGTCGAATACGACTGGCCCAACGTTGAAATAATCGAGGGTGATGCCCTGAAGGTTGAGTTCCCTGCGTTCAACAAAATAGTCTCCAACCTGCCCTACCAGATTTCGTCCCCCATAACCTTCCGCTTTCTGAGGTATGATTTCGAGAGAGCCGTTCTTATCTACCAGCTGGAATTTGCCCGGAGGATGGTGGCGGAGCCGGGGGATAAAAACTACTCCCGTCTCTCGTTGATGGTTCGGGCGAAGGCTTACGCCGAGCTTGTGGAGCGCATCGGCAGGGGGGCCTTCTGGCCAAGGCCCAGGGTTGACTCCGCGGTCATCGTTCTTGAGCCAAAGCCAAGGGACGAGCGCATTGAACTTAACGAGGATCTGGTTAGGGCCCTCTTCCAGCACAGGAGAAGCACGGTTCTTTCCTCCTTGAAAAAGTCGCACCACATGCTGGGATTGAGTAAGGAGGATTTCAAACGGGTTCGCGGCATTCTTGCGGAGGTCCCCCACGCCGAAAAGAGGGTTTTTCAGTTGGCTCCCTCGGAAGTTAGGGACATCGAGGAATTTCTCTCTGCTGAGGGCGTCATGTGCTGA
- a CDS encoding ferritin-like domain-containing protein, with product MEKPNYRTAEKERFKRILEEISKLDYMALMAYWMDQEVMEAEMYHKLYQLSRDVNWDERVSKLFFQLYKESLGHAEALLRMFHEMFPDEEPPKVNVAPLEVELSEERLRDLVYHGNLREILEYLMGTEKLAHDVYRYLAEKTEDENSKATLLWLSNIENGHYQKLRDLYTALFGAGPGE from the coding sequence ATGGAAAAACCCAACTATCGAACTGCTGAAAAGGAGAGGTTCAAAAGAATACTAGAAGAAATCTCAAAGCTGGACTACATGGCGTTAATGGCGTACTGGATGGATCAGGAGGTAATGGAGGCGGAGATGTACCACAAGCTGTATCAGCTCAGCCGCGACGTTAACTGGGATGAGCGGGTTTCCAAGCTGTTCTTCCAGCTTTACAAGGAGAGTCTCGGGCATGCGGAAGCACTTCTCAGGATGTTCCACGAGATGTTTCCCGACGAGGAGCCTCCAAAGGTCAACGTTGCTCCCCTCGAGGTGGAGCTGTCCGAGGAGCGCCTGAGGGACCTGGTGTATCATGGGAACCTCCGGGAGATCCTTGAATACCTGATGGGGACAGAGAAACTGGCCCACGACGTTTACCGGTACCTGGCTGAGAAAACGGAGGATGAAAACTCCAAAGCAACCCTTCTATGGCTCTCAAACATAGAGAACGGCCATTACCAGAAACTTAGAGACCTATACACAGCACTGTTCGGAGCCGGCCCTGGGGAGTGA
- a CDS encoding radical SAM protein, giving the protein MIVAIIDGYTDEPAGLGVPPYMGIYPRYAYGAIKKARKDARIFYLTIDDLRATFEGERGVATRNKTPNFSKTREILEKASLIVYIGGLHTPGKYLSAVPSQVEEVARFLRPFRGIKVLGGPAFMGSAHAGGTRITSRELLLAQSVFDHVVYGDLEAFLFDYLRNPKDAGPMRFRDYSELRDYAIIGAEVVKQFPDFPDFVIAEIETQRGCPKAVGIGGCSFCTEPVRYRNVENRPIEDVVAEVEALYTLGVRHFRVGRQSCIFSYMARPNGRVPVPNPEALEKLFRGIRSVAPEIKTLHVDNANPAVIANYPEESVRIAKTLIKYGTPGNVVAFGLESADPKVAKLNNLNATAEETYEAVRILNEVGAKRGPNGMPWLLPGINIIFGLPGETKKSYQLTFQFLKKLLDDGLMVRRINIRQVVVFPGTPLWHMRNRVKTEKHGKLIQHYRYKIRHEIDLPMLKRVVPVGTVLREVRSEVFENGLTYGRQIGSYPLIVGIPKEVPLNRFYDVLIVDHGFRSITGIPIPIDINRESPKVLQYLPGIGKKTAVKILSKRPFKNKDEFFSVVGEDKREMLEGIIRL; this is encoded by the coding sequence ATGATAGTTGCCATCATCGACGGGTACACCGACGAGCCCGCGGGCCTGGGGGTACCGCCTTATATGGGAATCTACCCCCGCTACGCCTACGGCGCGATAAAGAAGGCCAGGAAAGATGCCCGCATCTTTTACCTGACGATAGACGACCTGAGGGCCACCTTCGAGGGCGAGAGGGGCGTGGCAACGAGGAACAAGACCCCCAACTTCTCCAAAACGCGCGAAATACTTGAGAAGGCCAGCCTCATCGTTTACATCGGCGGCCTTCACACGCCTGGTAAGTACCTATCCGCCGTTCCGTCCCAGGTCGAAGAGGTCGCGAGGTTTCTCAGGCCTTTTAGGGGGATCAAGGTTCTCGGCGGCCCGGCGTTCATGGGCTCCGCCCACGCCGGCGGGACGAGGATAACCTCCCGCGAGCTCCTCCTTGCCCAGTCGGTTTTTGATCACGTCGTTTACGGGGATTTAGAGGCGTTCCTATTCGACTACCTGAGGAACCCTAAAGACGCCGGCCCCATGAGGTTCAGGGATTATAGTGAATTACGCGATTATGCAATTATTGGGGCCGAGGTCGTGAAGCAGTTTCCCGATTTCCCGGACTTCGTGATAGCTGAGATAGAAACCCAGCGTGGCTGCCCCAAGGCGGTGGGCATAGGTGGCTGCTCCTTCTGCACCGAGCCTGTGCGCTACAGAAATGTTGAGAACAGGCCTATTGAGGACGTCGTTGCGGAGGTCGAGGCCCTTTACACCCTTGGGGTGAGGCACTTCCGGGTCGGCAGGCAGAGCTGCATATTCTCGTACATGGCCAGACCCAACGGAAGAGTTCCGGTACCTAATCCTGAGGCTCTGGAGAAGCTTTTCCGGGGTATTCGCTCCGTCGCGCCCGAGATTAAGACCCTCCACGTGGACAACGCAAACCCCGCAGTCATAGCCAACTACCCCGAGGAGAGCGTTAGGATAGCCAAGACGCTCATAAAGTACGGGACGCCGGGCAACGTCGTCGCCTTTGGCCTTGAGAGTGCCGACCCGAAGGTGGCAAAGCTCAACAACCTAAACGCCACCGCCGAGGAGACCTACGAGGCGGTGAGGATACTCAACGAAGTGGGAGCAAAGCGAGGCCCCAACGGAATGCCCTGGCTCCTGCCGGGGATAAACATAATCTTCGGCCTTCCAGGTGAGACGAAGAAGAGTTATCAGCTGACCTTCCAGTTCCTCAAGAAACTCCTCGACGACGGTCTGATGGTGAGGAGGATAAACATTCGCCAGGTCGTCGTCTTCCCCGGCACTCCACTCTGGCACATGAGGAACAGAGTCAAGACCGAAAAGCACGGGAAGCTCATTCAGCACTACCGGTACAAAATAAGGCACGAGATTGATTTGCCGATGCTCAAGCGCGTCGTTCCAGTCGGGACGGTTCTCAGAGAAGTTCGCTCGGAGGTATTTGAGAACGGTCTGACCTACGGCAGGCAAATTGGGAGCTATCCCCTCATCGTCGGCATTCCAAAGGAAGTTCCCCTCAACAGGTTCTACGACGTCCTCATCGTGGATCACGGGTTCAGGAGCATAACCGGGATTCCGATTCCGATAGATATCAACCGCGAAAGTCCCAAGGTTCTTCAGTACCTCCCCGGAATCGGCAAGAAGACCGCGGTGAAAATACTTTCAAAGAGGCCGTTCAAGAACAAGGACGAGTTTTTTAGCGTGGTTGGGGAGGATAAAAGGGAAATGCTCGAGGGAATTATCCGCCTGTGA